The following are from one region of the Nicotiana tomentosiformis chromosome 7, ASM39032v3, whole genome shotgun sequence genome:
- the LOC104119793 gene encoding probable protein phosphatase 2C 38, with protein MIKPCWKPYVEGDGVGRGGDTRGRVDGLMWYKDLGVHANGEFSMGTIQANNLMEDQSQLESGPLSCLESGPNGTFVGVYDGHGGPETSRFVNNTLFSNLKKFATEHQEMSADVIKKAFLTTEEEFLSLVKQQWFEKPQIASVGSCCLVGVICSGLLYVANAGDSRVVLGRAEKGARGVTAIQLSMEHNANNESVRDELRSLHPQDSQIVLLKHKVWRVKGIIQVSRSIGDAYLKKAEFNRAPLLAKFRLPESFSTPILSAEPSIFIHRLTSKDQFLIFASDGLWEHLSNQEAVDTVHSQPRNGIARRLIKAALRVAAKKREMRYSDLKKIERGVRRHFHDDITVVVVFMDPYSMNRSSSQSPILSIRGGGGGGGMPASPKR; from the exons ATGATTAAGCCTTGTTGGAAGCCTTATGTTGAGGGGGATGGTGTAGGGAGGGGTGGTGATACTAGGGGTAGAGTTGATGGTTTAATGTGGTATAAGGATTTAGGGGTTCATGCAAATGGAGAATTTTCAATGGGAACTATACAAGCCAATAATTTGATGGAAGATCAAAGTCAACTTGAATCAGGGCCATTGAGTTGTCTTGAATCAGGTCCAAATGGAACATTTGTTGGAGTCTATGATGGACATGGAGGACCGGAGACGTCCCGCTTCGTAAACAACACTTTGTTCTCCAATCTTAAGA AATTTGCGACAGAACATCAAGAAATGTCTGCAGATGTCATAAAAAAAGCTTTCTTGACAACTGAAGAGGAGTTTTTGTCACTTGTCAAGCAACAATGGTTTGAGAAGCCACAAATTGCATCAGTGGGATCATGCTGTTTGGTGGGCGTAATCTGCAGCGGACTACTATATGTTGCCAATGCCGGAGATTCACGAGTGGTATTAGGTAGAGCAGAAAAAGGTGCAAGGGGTGTGACAGCTATCCAATTGTCAATGGAGCACAACGCTAATAATGAGTCTGTTAGAGATGAGCTTAGATCATTGCATCCCCAGGATTCGCAGATTGTGCTTCTCAAACACAAAGTTTGGCGTGTCAAGGGTATCATACAg GTTTCAAGGTCCATTGGTGATGCCTATCTTAAGAAGGCAGAGTTCAATCGGGCACCATTATTAGCAAAGTTTAGATTGCCCGAGTCCTTCTCTACACCAATCCTCAGTGCGGAGCCATCAATATTCATTCACAGGTTGACTTCCAAGGATCAGTTCCTCATATTTGCTTCAGATGGTCTCTGGGAACATCTTAGTAACCAGGAGGCTGTTGATACAGTCCACAGTCAACCCCGAAAT GGGATAGCAAGGAGACTAATCAAAGCTGCTCTTCGGGTGGCAGCTAAGAAAAGAGAAATGAGATATTCAGACCTGAAGAAGATCGAACGAGGTGTACGGAGGCATTTCCATGATGATATCACGGTCGTGGTTGTGTTTATGGATCCATATTCCATGAACAGAAGCTCTTCTCAAAGTCCAATACTCTCCattagaggaggaggaggaggaggaggtatGCCCGCCTCTCCCAAACGATAG